One window of Rhodopirellula bahusiensis genomic DNA carries:
- a CDS encoding efflux RND transporter permease subunit, producing MFDFIIKYSLRYRMLVVVISLVVLVYGSYLATQMSIDVFPDLDRPRVVIITEASGLATEEVETLVTQPIEIALMGANGVQAVRSQSTSGLNIIFVEFDWSTEIRAARQTVQERLTTLEGILPAGIRPQMTPPSSIMGQIVVAGIYRQDGPDGGKLAQVGTTNLMAEMTAADSPTPHIEVWRPGDRHDFATWDKLAPQSVAWSAAEEPNVGTATIEIDGRTYEANFYSDAKQQLELRTIADWIIRPRLLKTTGVAEVFMQGGDRKQYQILIDPTALLEYDITVQDVEKALRESNINTSGGFAVTGETERPIRVLGRLGPQPSVVIEDLKKVPVGSNPKRSVLLEQVARVTEGPQLKRGDGSVNGRPGIVFTTVKQPHVDTRKLTDDVAAAFAEVEASLPADIIVNSELFRLKNFIDRGIFNVAEALVIGAVLVIIVLFLFLLNFRTTFITLTAIPLSLVLTTLVFRLVGILSGSELSINVMALGGIAVAMGELVDDAIVDVENIFRRLKQNNAQPIDNRQSSIVIVFEASKEIRSSIVFGTAVVILSFLPLFALSGVEGRLFTPLGFAYIVSILASFVVSMTVTPVLSYYLLPESGATHREGDGFLLRGLKTLVTPLIRLSMAMPRTLLVLTWIAVALAAWQMSQLGRNFLPPFDEGSIQVNVTLPPGSSLDASNQVSRSIDAVFQSMQKTDERPDGEILSFVRRTGRAEMDEHASPVNFGEYILSMNPDSETNREEILAELLEKLSDEAPGVDIEVEQPLAHLISHMVSGVYAQIAIKIHGDDLDTLGRVAEQVKSSIQDIPGITPPIVEPIRETAELHIELRADDLALHGLTREYVANVLQTALQGEVVSQVLEGQRRFDLLVRLEEEYRTDYANLGRLRIDLPHHADETERGQIELREVADIGEGTGPNSVNRENARRRIVIRCNTQGRDLASAVGEIKQRVGAEVQMPVGYFIEYGGQFESQQRATQLIIVLAGISVVGMFVVLMLLFPSVRIVLQILNALPTAFIGGVLALVITQQSLTVASLVGFISLGGIAVRNGILLVTHYFHLMKEEDEEFSEAMIIRGSLERLAPVLMTALTAGIGLIPLVLGGQEPGREILYPVATVILGGLTTSTFCEFLIHPGLFWKFSGKAITIEDLRSKREDF from the coding sequence ATGTTCGATTTCATTATCAAATATTCGCTCCGATACCGCATGCTGGTCGTCGTGATCAGTTTGGTCGTGCTGGTCTATGGCTCGTACCTTGCGACGCAAATGTCGATCGATGTCTTTCCAGACCTCGACAGGCCTCGCGTGGTCATCATCACCGAAGCATCAGGCTTAGCGACCGAAGAAGTCGAAACGCTGGTCACACAGCCGATCGAAATCGCGTTGATGGGTGCCAACGGTGTGCAAGCCGTTCGCAGTCAGTCGACATCGGGTTTGAACATCATCTTTGTCGAGTTCGATTGGTCGACCGAGATCCGTGCGGCTCGTCAAACCGTGCAAGAACGACTGACAACACTTGAAGGAATCTTGCCAGCGGGAATTCGGCCTCAGATGACACCGCCCTCTTCGATCATGGGCCAAATCGTCGTCGCGGGCATCTATCGACAAGACGGTCCCGACGGCGGAAAGCTTGCTCAAGTCGGCACGACCAATCTGATGGCGGAAATGACCGCGGCCGATAGTCCAACGCCGCACATCGAAGTTTGGCGACCAGGCGATCGACACGACTTTGCAACGTGGGACAAACTTGCACCGCAATCGGTTGCCTGGTCAGCAGCAGAGGAACCGAACGTTGGGACGGCGACGATTGAGATCGACGGACGAACCTATGAAGCCAACTTCTATTCCGATGCCAAGCAACAACTTGAACTGCGTACGATCGCGGATTGGATCATCCGGCCTCGGCTGTTGAAAACAACCGGTGTCGCGGAAGTCTTCATGCAGGGCGGCGATCGAAAGCAGTATCAAATTCTGATCGATCCCACGGCACTGTTGGAATACGACATCACGGTGCAGGATGTCGAGAAAGCACTGCGGGAGAGCAACATCAACACGAGCGGCGGATTTGCCGTGACGGGCGAGACAGAGCGTCCGATTCGTGTGCTTGGGCGACTCGGGCCGCAACCGAGCGTCGTCATTGAAGACCTCAAAAAGGTTCCCGTCGGCAGCAATCCCAAACGCTCCGTGTTGCTCGAACAGGTTGCACGCGTCACCGAGGGACCTCAACTGAAACGTGGCGACGGCAGCGTCAACGGACGGCCAGGGATTGTGTTCACGACCGTCAAGCAACCGCATGTCGACACGCGAAAACTGACCGACGATGTCGCCGCGGCGTTCGCGGAGGTCGAAGCGTCGTTGCCAGCCGACATCATCGTCAACAGCGAACTGTTTCGGTTGAAGAACTTCATCGACCGTGGAATCTTCAACGTTGCCGAAGCACTCGTGATCGGTGCGGTGCTGGTCATCATCGTCTTGTTCCTATTCCTGCTGAACTTTCGCACGACGTTCATCACGCTGACCGCCATTCCGCTGTCGCTTGTTTTGACGACGCTCGTCTTCCGTCTGGTCGGAATCCTCAGTGGCAGCGAACTGTCGATCAACGTCATGGCTCTTGGCGGTATCGCCGTTGCCATGGGCGAATTGGTCGACGACGCGATTGTGGACGTTGAAAACATTTTCCGTCGCTTGAAACAAAACAACGCCCAACCAATCGACAATCGGCAATCTTCAATCGTCATTGTTTTCGAAGCCAGCAAAGAGATTCGCAGCTCGATCGTTTTCGGCACCGCGGTTGTCATCCTTTCGTTTCTGCCCCTGTTCGCGCTCTCGGGCGTGGAAGGCCGTTTGTTCACGCCGCTCGGGTTTGCGTACATCGTTTCGATTCTTGCATCGTTCGTCGTGTCGATGACCGTCACGCCGGTGCTTTCGTACTACTTGCTGCCCGAGTCAGGTGCGACTCACCGCGAAGGCGACGGGTTCTTGCTACGGGGGCTGAAGACACTCGTCACGCCGCTGATACGACTCAGCATGGCGATGCCTCGCACGCTGTTGGTCCTGACTTGGATTGCCGTTGCACTCGCGGCTTGGCAAATGTCTCAACTGGGCAGAAACTTCTTGCCGCCTTTCGACGAAGGCAGCATCCAAGTGAACGTGACCCTTCCGCCTGGTTCGTCACTCGACGCGTCGAACCAAGTTTCGCGTTCGATCGACGCGGTCTTTCAGTCAATGCAAAAGACCGATGAAAGGCCCGATGGAGAAATCCTGTCTTTCGTTCGTCGAACCGGTCGGGCCGAGATGGACGAACATGCGTCGCCAGTTAATTTCGGCGAATACATCCTCAGCATGAATCCAGATTCCGAGACCAATCGCGAGGAAATCCTGGCTGAGTTACTGGAGAAGCTCAGCGACGAAGCGCCGGGCGTGGACATCGAAGTCGAACAACCGCTTGCCCACTTGATCAGCCACATGGTTTCGGGCGTCTACGCTCAAATCGCGATCAAGATCCACGGCGATGATCTCGACACTCTGGGCCGAGTCGCCGAGCAAGTCAAAAGCTCCATCCAAGACATTCCCGGCATCACGCCGCCGATCGTCGAACCAATTCGCGAGACGGCTGAGTTGCATATCGAATTGCGTGCGGACGACTTGGCCCTGCACGGATTGACGCGAGAGTATGTTGCCAACGTGTTGCAAACGGCTTTGCAAGGCGAGGTGGTTTCGCAAGTACTCGAAGGCCAACGTCGTTTTGATTTGCTTGTTCGCTTGGAAGAGGAGTATCGGACGGACTATGCCAATCTCGGTCGTCTTCGCATTGACTTGCCGCATCACGCTGACGAAACCGAACGTGGGCAGATTGAACTTCGAGAGGTCGCTGACATCGGCGAAGGCACCGGACCAAACTCCGTCAATCGCGAAAACGCCCGCCGACGGATCGTGATCCGCTGCAACACGCAGGGCCGCGATCTTGCCAGTGCAGTGGGTGAAATCAAACAACGAGTCGGCGCTGAAGTGCAGATGCCGGTCGGCTATTTCATCGAGTATGGCGGGCAGTTTGAAAGCCAGCAGCGTGCGACTCAGCTAATCATCGTTCTGGCCGGCATCTCCGTCGTTGGCATGTTCGTGGTGCTGATGCTGCTGTTCCCGTCGGTGCGAATCGTCCTGCAAATTCTCAACGCCCTGCCGACCGCTTTCATCGGCGGTGTGCTGGCTTTGGTCATCACGCAGCAAAGTCTCACGGTCGCCAGCTTGGTTGGTTTCATCTCGCTCGGAGGGATCGCGGTTCGCAACGGGATTCTTCTGGTGACGCACTACTTCCACTTGATGAAAGAGGAAGACGAAGAGTTCTCGGAAGCGATGATCATTCGCGGAAGTCTCGAACGACTTGCACCTGTGCTGATGACGGCACTCACCGCGGGCATTGGACTGATCCCATTGGTGTTGGGCGGTCAGGAACCTGGGCGTGAGATTCTTTACCCGGTGGCAACGGTCATCCTCGGTGGATTGACCACGTCAACGTTCTGCGAATTCCTGATTCACCCCGGACTGTTTTGGAAGTTCAGCGGCAAGGCAATCACGATTGAAGATTTGCGATCGAAGAGAGAAGACTTTTAG
- a CDS encoding efflux RND transporter periplasmic adaptor subunit encodes MKYLGPAIIVAVVVATWFFRAELLSSKEASETPTNHSSAEPTEKQTVLEISEQARKNLGLSSAPAKPQDYWRSVTIPGVVADRPGLSDRGVTSPAVGIVTAIDGFPGDTKRPGDALFTLRLFSEYLQNTQTQLFKANQETGIIQEQIDRLSGAVSTGAVSKAKMIELRADMSRQRAIIQSSRQDLLTRGLRPEQIDLVQQEGQFVSTIEVTAPPPLAGLIASIGEPNTPVQLASLITDSASPNEVAYEVQELSVEMGQQVQAGQLLAKLSNHQSLYVVGHAFKREASYLEKAAAENRPVEIEFAEDEAGDWPKISQTFHIRHLSNSIDPDSRTFDFFVPLSNQSHAYAKSGKQFLVWRFRPGQRARIRVPVEQLENVIVVPAEAVVREGPEAYVFRQNGDLFKRFPVHVLHEDRQSIVIANDGSIPRGSYLAQSSAASLNRVLKSQTASGEQPGLHVHPDGTVHAAH; translated from the coding sequence ATGAAATACCTTGGGCCAGCGATCATCGTCGCTGTTGTCGTAGCGACTTGGTTCTTCCGAGCCGAATTGCTCAGTAGCAAAGAGGCGAGTGAAACGCCGACGAATCACTCATCGGCCGAGCCGACCGAGAAGCAAACGGTGCTTGAGATCAGCGAACAAGCGAGGAAAAATCTTGGCTTGTCGTCCGCTCCCGCGAAGCCGCAAGACTACTGGAGATCAGTCACGATCCCCGGTGTCGTTGCCGACCGACCGGGACTATCGGATCGTGGCGTGACGTCGCCCGCGGTTGGCATCGTGACCGCGATCGACGGATTTCCTGGCGATACGAAGCGGCCGGGCGATGCCTTGTTCACGCTTCGTTTGTTCAGCGAGTATTTGCAGAACACGCAAACGCAACTGTTCAAGGCGAATCAAGAAACGGGCATCATCCAGGAACAGATCGACCGCTTGTCTGGAGCCGTTAGCACTGGTGCGGTGTCCAAGGCGAAGATGATCGAACTGCGAGCAGACATGAGCCGCCAACGGGCGATCATCCAATCCTCTCGGCAGGATTTGCTGACGCGAGGCTTGCGTCCCGAGCAGATTGATCTCGTTCAACAAGAAGGGCAGTTTGTCTCAACCATCGAAGTCACCGCTCCGCCGCCATTGGCTGGACTAATCGCTTCGATCGGCGAACCCAACACTCCCGTTCAGCTAGCCAGTCTGATTACCGATTCCGCCTCACCGAACGAAGTAGCTTATGAAGTTCAAGAGTTGAGCGTGGAGATGGGCCAACAGGTGCAGGCCGGTCAGTTGCTCGCCAAGCTATCGAACCATCAATCGCTGTACGTCGTTGGTCACGCCTTCAAACGCGAGGCGTCGTACTTGGAGAAGGCGGCGGCGGAGAACCGTCCCGTCGAGATCGAGTTTGCGGAAGACGAAGCCGGCGATTGGCCCAAGATCTCGCAAACGTTTCACATTCGGCATTTATCGAATTCGATCGACCCTGACAGCCGCACCTTCGACTTCTTTGTGCCGTTGTCGAATCAGTCTCACGCCTACGCGAAATCGGGAAAGCAGTTCTTGGTTTGGCGATTCCGCCCCGGTCAACGAGCAAGGATCCGCGTGCCGGTCGAACAGCTTGAAAATGTCATCGTTGTGCCCGCTGAAGCCGTGGTTCGGGAAGGTCCGGAGGCGTATGTGTTCCGTCAAAATGGCGACCTTTTCAAACGGTTCCCAGTTCATGTCCTGCACGAAGACCGTCAGTCAATCGTGATCGCCAACGACGGCAGCATTCCTCGCGGAAGCTACTTGGCCCAGAGTTCCGCCGCATCGTTGAACCGAGTCTTGAAATCGCAAACAGCCAGCGGCGAGCAACCCGGCTTGCACGTCCATCCGGACGGAACGGTGCATGCTGCGCATTGA
- a CDS encoding four helix bundle protein has protein sequence MNDSELKQRTKRFALRVMKLVGALPENAVGRPIGNQLIRSATSVGANYRAACRGRSKAEFVSKLSIVIEEADESCYWLELIIEGQLLAKGKVESLLDEANQITAIMVASRKTAKAE, from the coding sequence GTGAATGATTCGGAACTGAAGCAGCGGACGAAGCGGTTTGCTTTGCGGGTGATGAAGCTGGTTGGTGCGTTGCCAGAGAATGCGGTGGGGCGTCCGATTGGCAATCAATTGATCCGCAGTGCGACCTCGGTTGGGGCGAACTATCGCGCGGCGTGCCGTGGCCGATCGAAGGCCGAGTTCGTCTCAAAGCTCAGCATCGTCATCGAAGAGGCAGACGAAAGCTGCTACTGGCTCGAGCTGATCATCGAGGGCCAATTGTTAGCAAAGGGGAAGGTCGAATCCCTCCTCGACGAAGCAAATCAAATCACCGCCATCATGGTTGCATCTCGAAAAACAGCAAAGGCCGAATAA
- a CDS encoding DUF1592 domain-containing protein, with amino-acid sequence MTNRQPPFLAVYLSLASLWVSTAAKGEFPSVEMKALVQTTCIGCHDSGTDTSLDFDSLGSDLNDEASFRMWVRVLDRTRSGEMPPPSESRPDADALSAATESLHASLNAASLVSQRRSGRVPARRLTKRQYGYVLQDLLGIPADVTASLPDESESGSFDTVGTSQRLSAIHMEGFLRAADEALHHSLQLVAPSKVDITFDLEGNAFLNEFHEKPVQLGGNVSRRLNQGVALFRDSDYLIQSGILGLAIQQSGMYRIEPCLEAFQSKGPVTYKIIAKQPSGGATIIAADDLLPGEPITLSIETFLQPGDLVYITVESDDAAIASLYVLGSKNFQGPGLAIRSWKMSGPIHDVWPPTGTRQLLGDVLAIPDADDEAPRIELSADPSEHVKEIVESFATNAFARPIQPGELDRFIALAQSAIDEDRDFTEVIRVPLRSLLSSPQFLLFDESAGELNDHALAKRLSAFLWLSIPDAELTKLADAGKLSDDDVLKTQVERMLADPKAERFINDFLGQWLMLDQVNATSPDEDLYPEYDEILGMSLVGETRAFFTELLNANLPLTNLIDSEFTFVNRRLASHYQIAEVAGQHMRKVSLPEGSHRGGVLTQAAVLKTTANGTVTSPVTRGNFVLTNLLGTPASSPPPGVGSIEPDTRGKTTIREILTAHRDNESCNACHRKIDPPGFALECFDPIGSYRTHYRATGAGEGFFAKLSGKSFHQGPPADASGATADGVDFSGIDEFKQALMNQKEQVARQFVSQLVVYSTGGEIQFADRDVIEGILRANESQDYPARDLLHAVIQSRLFREK; translated from the coding sequence ATGACGAATCGTCAGCCACCCTTTTTAGCCGTCTACCTATCGTTGGCATCGCTGTGGGTCAGCACAGCAGCGAAGGGTGAATTTCCTTCCGTCGAAATGAAAGCATTGGTGCAGACGACCTGCATCGGGTGCCATGATTCTGGCACGGATACGTCCCTCGATTTTGATTCATTGGGAAGTGACCTGAACGACGAAGCTTCCTTCCGAATGTGGGTTCGCGTACTGGATCGCACTCGGTCGGGCGAGATGCCTCCGCCGAGTGAATCGCGGCCCGATGCGGATGCATTGTCGGCGGCCACCGAGTCCTTGCATGCGAGTCTCAACGCAGCGAGTCTTGTCAGCCAACGTCGCAGTGGTCGCGTTCCGGCGCGGCGATTGACCAAGCGACAGTATGGATACGTGTTGCAGGACTTACTGGGAATCCCTGCGGATGTCACGGCATCGCTTCCCGATGAGAGCGAATCAGGCAGCTTCGACACGGTGGGAACATCACAGCGTTTGTCGGCCATTCACATGGAAGGTTTCCTGCGTGCGGCCGACGAAGCTCTCCATCATTCGCTTCAACTGGTTGCGCCGTCAAAGGTTGACATCACGTTTGATTTGGAAGGCAATGCTTTCCTGAATGAGTTCCACGAAAAGCCCGTTCAATTGGGCGGCAACGTTTCACGCCGTCTGAATCAAGGCGTCGCATTGTTTCGCGACTCCGACTATCTGATCCAAAGCGGAATCCTTGGGCTGGCGATTCAACAGTCAGGCATGTATCGAATCGAACCGTGCTTGGAAGCGTTCCAGTCCAAGGGCCCGGTCACCTACAAGATCATCGCGAAACAACCCAGCGGCGGAGCGACAATCATCGCGGCCGATGACTTGTTGCCGGGAGAGCCGATAACGTTATCGATCGAAACGTTCCTTCAACCTGGTGATCTGGTCTATATCACAGTTGAAAGTGATGACGCCGCGATCGCGAGCCTCTATGTGCTTGGTTCCAAAAACTTCCAGGGACCAGGACTGGCAATTCGGTCTTGGAAAATGAGCGGACCGATTCACGATGTTTGGCCGCCGACCGGAACGCGGCAACTGCTCGGCGACGTTTTGGCAATCCCAGACGCCGACGACGAGGCACCACGGATCGAACTATCAGCCGATCCGAGTGAACACGTCAAAGAAATCGTTGAATCGTTCGCGACGAATGCTTTTGCTCGTCCGATCCAGCCCGGTGAACTGGATCGGTTCATTGCGTTGGCTCAGTCTGCGATCGACGAGGATCGCGATTTCACCGAAGTGATTCGTGTACCGTTACGGTCGCTTCTTTCGTCGCCTCAGTTCTTGCTGTTTGACGAATCGGCTGGCGAACTGAACGATCACGCCTTGGCGAAACGTTTGTCAGCATTCCTTTGGTTGAGCATTCCCGACGCGGAGCTGACGAAGCTCGCTGACGCCGGCAAGTTGAGCGATGACGACGTGCTGAAAACGCAGGTCGAGCGAATGTTGGCGGACCCAAAGGCCGAACGATTCATCAATGACTTCCTTGGGCAATGGTTGATGCTCGATCAAGTCAATGCGACGTCGCCTGACGAAGACTTATATCCTGAGTACGACGAGATCCTCGGCATGTCACTCGTCGGTGAAACGCGGGCGTTCTTCACCGAATTACTCAACGCGAATCTCCCGCTCACCAACCTGATTGATTCTGAGTTCACGTTCGTCAACCGGCGACTGGCGTCGCACTATCAGATCGCCGAGGTTGCGGGCCAACACATGCGGAAAGTCTCCTTGCCCGAAGGATCGCATCGAGGCGGTGTGCTGACGCAAGCGGCGGTCCTGAAAACTACGGCCAACGGAACCGTTACTTCGCCTGTGACTCGCGGTAATTTCGTGTTGACGAATTTGTTGGGCACACCGGCCTCATCACCGCCACCCGGCGTGGGTTCGATTGAACCAGACACACGCGGCAAGACCACGATTCGTGAAATCCTAACGGCTCATCGTGACAATGAAAGTTGCAACGCGTGCCATCGAAAGATCGACCCACCGGGGTTTGCACTTGAGTGCTTTGATCCAATCGGCAGCTACCGGACACACTACCGAGCAACCGGGGCCGGCGAAGGTTTCTTCGCCAAACTGTCGGGCAAATCTTTTCATCAAGGGCCGCCGGCCGACGCCAGTGGTGCGACCGCAGATGGCGTTGATTTCTCGGGGATCGATGAATTCAAACAAGCCTTGATGAACCAGAAAGAGCAAGTCGCCCGGCAGTTCGTGTCTCAACTCGTCGTCTACTCGACCGGCGGCGAAATTCAATTTGCCGACCGCGATGTGATCGAGGGAATCCTGCGTGCAAATGAGTCACAAGACTATCCGGCTCGCGACTTACTGCACGCGGTCATTCAAAGCCGCTTGTTCCGAGAGAAGTAG
- a CDS encoding DUF1552 domain-containing protein has product MPHLHRRTFLRSAGVSLALPMLECMNPVFAASKMTPPRRMVFVCTALGLHPPNLWPTTTGKDYESTPYLNLLQNHRNDFTLFAGLSHEHQTGRQPHDSEMTWLTAAEKPGTDGFRNSVSVDQIAAAHHGYSTRFPSVTLGTMKPQSQSYTPGGVMIPAEVSPANLFTKMFLSGKPSEVERQRRQLADGRSILDQLKSETKSLRGRASHSDNHLLDDYFESVRIAETNIAAAAGWMDRPKPVIDAEKPQDINDPADILGRTQLLMNLVPLILQTDSSRVVTVMVQDHYVVPKIDGVTGNHHNLSHHGQDPTKIDQLQKIEAGIVECFGSLLDSMKTKSEEGSRLLDQTSVLFGSNLGNANAHEAKNLPVFLAGGGYDHGRYVDMKQDKDTPLSNLFVRLLQDAGVETDTFGQSTSALSWT; this is encoded by the coding sequence ATGCCCCATCTCCACCGACGAACCTTTCTGCGATCCGCGGGCGTTTCGCTGGCACTTCCGATGCTGGAATGCATGAATCCCGTTTTCGCGGCCAGCAAGATGACGCCGCCGCGGCGCATGGTGTTCGTTTGCACGGCGTTGGGTTTGCATCCGCCCAACCTGTGGCCGACAACCACGGGCAAGGATTACGAATCGACGCCGTACTTGAATCTACTTCAGAATCATCGCAACGACTTCACACTTTTTGCCGGGCTGTCTCATGAACATCAAACCGGTCGGCAGCCTCACGACAGCGAAATGACGTGGCTGACTGCGGCTGAGAAGCCCGGCACGGACGGGTTTCGCAACAGTGTATCGGTCGACCAGATCGCGGCGGCGCACCACGGATACTCCACGCGGTTCCCCTCCGTAACGCTCGGAACGATGAAGCCGCAGAGCCAATCGTATACTCCGGGCGGTGTGATGATTCCAGCGGAAGTCAGTCCCGCGAATCTGTTCACAAAGATGTTCTTGAGCGGCAAACCAAGCGAAGTCGAGCGGCAACGGCGTCAACTGGCTGATGGACGCAGCATCTTGGATCAACTAAAAAGCGAAACAAAATCGCTGCGTGGCCGGGCCAGTCACTCTGACAATCATCTGCTAGACGACTACTTTGAATCGGTTCGCATAGCGGAGACCAACATCGCCGCGGCGGCCGGATGGATGGATCGGCCGAAGCCAGTCATCGATGCCGAAAAGCCTCAAGACATCAATGATCCGGCTGACATTCTTGGTCGCACGCAATTGCTGATGAACTTGGTTCCGCTGATCTTGCAAACCGATTCCTCACGGGTTGTGACGGTCATGGTGCAAGATCACTACGTCGTTCCCAAGATCGACGGGGTCACAGGCAACCATCACAACCTTTCCCATCACGGGCAAGACCCAACCAAGATTGACCAACTTCAAAAGATCGAAGCTGGCATCGTCGAATGCTTCGGAAGTTTGCTGGACTCGATGAAAACGAAGTCCGAAGAAGGGTCCCGATTGCTCGATCAAACATCGGTTCTCTTTGGCAGCAATCTCGGGAACGCGAATGCCCACGAAGCCAAGAATTTGCCAGTGTTCCTGGCCGGCGGCGGATACGACCACGGTCGCTACGTCGACATGAAGCAAGACAAAGACACGCCGCTGAGCAATCTATTCGTGCGGTTGTTGCAGGACGCGGGCGTCGAGACAGATACGTTCGGCCAGAGTACGTCGGCGCTGTCATGGACCTGA